The genome window ATGGCCGTCAGCCCGTGGTTGCCGGACCCCGCCGAGCTCATGGCCGGCAGCGGAGCCCCGCCCATGCGCGCGTCCGAGGCGGCCGAAGTCAGAATTCGCGCCGACAGGATCATGTCCTTCCTGATGAGCCGTTGCCGCGCCAGGCGTTCCAGGGTCTTGCCCACGCCCAGCCCCAGGCCGAACCTGAGGCCTTCGTCGGCCAGGCGCATGTTCACGTCCACCCCTTCCCGGAGAAAGGCGAAATCCTCTTCGTCCAGGTCTTCGGTGAGGGAGATGAGGTCGTGCAGGTCCAGGGTCTTGAGCCAGTCTTCCAGGTCGTCCAGCCCGGTCTTGCCCGGGGCGCACCCCTTGCTGATCAGCGGGCTGTCCACGTTCTCGCCGTCGAGCACCAGGCTGACGATGTTGTCATGCAGACTCTGGATCAGGGCCTCGGCCACGTGGCCGCCGGCGGATATCCGGGCCTGCACGTGCAGTCCCACCTGGTCCTTGAGCAGATGAACCTTGAGCTTGCCCGCCTTCACCGCCGCCGAGGCTTGCTGGACCATCTCCGCGGTCAGCGGCTTCAGCACCTCCAGCTTCAGGGTGGGATCGCCGCCCACCGCGCCCAGGGCGCCTGCCAGGTCAAGCCCGGAAAGGCCGCCCGTGCCCGGAATCATGACTGCCAGGCCGTTCTTGTACACGTTGGGGTCCAGCCAGAGGTCGATGGAGTTGAAATCGCGAGCCGGAAGCAGGGACACGGCAGCGGCCGCCGCCAGGGCCACGGCCACGGGCTCGGTGCAGCCCAGGGCGGGAGCCACCTCCAGGCGCAGCAGATCTTTCACGGTATAAGTCATAGATATATCTCCGGTAGTATGATCGGACAAAGTTATTTCCAGTGTAAGCCGTTTTCCCGAAAACGAAAAGCTCTTCCGGCAGCACAAGCCGCAGCATGCAATTCGAATGACTGCGCAAAAAGACCCCGCCGCACCGGTTGGCGCAGCGGGGTCGGTCGATTCGGAGTCGGAGACAGCTGGCTACTGCTGACGCTGAAGCGTGCTGTTGGGGCAGGAGCCGCTCATGCTGCAGATCTCGCAGCCGCCGCTGTAGGGATACGGGGTGAAAACCGCGAACTTGCGGTTGATGGTATTCTGGTCGTTCCACTCGATACCCAGGTCCCGGACCGCCTCGCGGACGCCCTCGCCCGCACGGGGCAGCGGAGCGCATCTGCCTTCGTCCAGCTCGGGGATCAGGCTTTTGGCCGCGGTCATGACCATGCACACGGCCAGGTTGTGGAAGGAAAGGCCGAACGCCGGGGAGTCGTTCCAGATATGGTCGATCTCCTCGTCCACGTCCTTGTCCAGATAGATCAGGAGGAAACTGCCCGCGCCTTCCTGGTTCTCGACGTGGAAGGCGTGGAGGCTGTTCAGCCACGCGGTCCATCGCGGCCCGAATTCCTCCACCAGCGTATGGTCCAGACGGGTCTCGCCACTCAGTTCGGCATAAAACCAAAGATCGAACTCGGGTTGGGGAGTCATTTCCTTGAGGCTGTATTTCGGCACGGTTTTCTCCTTGTTCATTCGAAATATGCGGAAACCCTCTCTACCCCTTTTCGCCGCGCCTCTCAAGTTTCGGCTGCACGCCATTGCAATAAACCACCGAACGCGATACAAATGAAATCAAACTCCGAACTCTGCGTCGAATTTGGATATTTCGTAACGGAAACCGCAACATCAGGACTGGTATGCAGGACGCGAAGTCATCGTTTGCCGACAG of Salidesulfovibrio onnuriiensis contains these proteins:
- a CDS encoding serine dehydratase subunit alpha family protein, with translation MTYTVKDLLRLEVAPALGCTEPVAVALAAAAAVSLLPARDFNSIDLWLDPNVYKNGLAVMIPGTGGLSGLDLAGALGAVGGDPTLKLEVLKPLTAEMVQQASAAVKAGKLKVHLLKDQVGLHVQARISAGGHVAEALIQSLHDNIVSLVLDGENVDSPLISKGCAPGKTGLDDLEDWLKTLDLHDLISLTEDLDEEDFAFLREGVDVNMRLADEGLRFGLGLGVGKTLERLARQRLIRKDMILSARILTSAASDARMGGAPLPAMSSAGSGNHGLTAILPIWAVKDYLDVDETTVLKAIALSHVITGYVKAYTGRLSAVCGCSVAAGAGATAGITYLLGGTAQHIAGAIKNLTEDLAGIICDGAKAGCALKLATAAGTAVQAALFSLHGVNVNFTDGIIGQSPEETMRNVGTLASEGMIETDRTILNIMLEKQFSDV